GGGAGACTCAAGCACAAAGtgagaacaaacaaaacacaagaacaaaaatgaaaccagaAGAAGGAACTACAGCAGTTCTTCCAGTTCTGTTTGGCTGTACTCGAACACAGTGGCTCTTTGAGATAAATGCTACAGTCAGTATGCTAACATGGTCCCACTGAAAACCTTAACATATTGATGTCCAGCAGATAATATTTGCTGAAGTCATCACCATAGCTTAGCATGCTCccataaaaaatattgtgatatgagatcAGATATCATCTCAGATTTTGAATATTGTAACATTGGAAGTGTAGCCTTTTCCTGGTTtacagtgatgtaattttctagCTGCTTTATTATATGCCTTTAATCACAtggtcattatatccacattactgatgattatttatcaaaaatctcatagtgtaaatattttgtaaaagcaccaaAAGTCAACCCTGCAATTTGGTTGCAATGTtaatatcaaggtatttggtaaaaatattgtgatatttgattttctccatatctcCCACCTCTATTAGCATGGAAATACTTACTGATTAGCATGAAAAAAattacagctgaggctgatggcaggtatttggtcataaaccaaaaagtattgtagaaattacattttgacTTGAACAAAGATGTTTGACCAGCATCAAAAACCACTTTTCACTGTATCTATTCGGCATGTTAGGTTTGTCATTGTGCACGGCCACAGTTTCAATGAATAGACTGAATTATATTAGTGTAATGATGAAATCCCTTTTATTTTCCCACCCTTATTTGATCAAATCTCTTGCACTTGCATTcagtgtctacaggtccttaaagagtcttaaaattaaaatgacttaaactcAATGTTACAACAATGAGGCCTTaggtcattaaatagtcttaaatttgaggTTGTACCTGCTACAAACATtatatctaatttaatttatacattatttaatttctttttgtgacaATGAGTGAAGCCTTTGtatgtaaaagtccacatttcttaTATTACAAGtctttaaaaaactataatactgtcatttgacttcatacttgcacttacctgttggcagaATGTAGATTGACTTGATTctctctaataaccatattccaagaccacatatatactacttaCCTACAatgcttaaataagtaaaacagtCCAAAAAACTGTCCTGTACTGTTTGGTTAAAAGGTGTCTTGAACGGGTCTCAAAAAGCGTTGCGATACCTGTAAAAACTGAGCTCATTTTATAGCTTAAGTAGCAAAGAATTATGGGAAATTCACATCTAGAAATTGGCTTGAGTGTGCATCCCAACAGTTAAGACATCGTCACCGTGGGCCCAGCGCATGAACTTGTCTGACCTAACCTGTTGCAGGTCTGCTATCCATGGCCGCGGTCTGTTCTGCAAGAGGAACATCGAAGCAGGGGAGATGGTTATTGAATACGCCGGCATCGTTATCCGCTCAGTGCTCACTGACAAAAGGGAGAAGTACTACGACGGCAAGGTTGGTCTGGTTTCTGTTTCTTTAAGCAGTTTCATTGTAATGTAGTATAAAATAATTGAGGGTTAAAGTAGGAAAAGGTCAGAGGACGTATCAGtagatttttgcatttttgcctcTTCCGCAGGGCATCGGCTGTTACATGTTCCGCATTGATGACTTTGATGTGGTGGATGCAACCATGCATGGCAACGCAGCCAGATTCATCAACCACTCCTGCGAACCGAACTGCTACTCTCGAGTGATCAACGTGGAAGGCCGGAAGCACATCGTCATCTTTGCTCTTCGGAAGATCTACAGGGGGGAGGAGCTCACCTATGACTATAAGTTTCCCATTGAAGACGCCAGCAGCAAACTCAACTGTAACTGTGGGGCCCGGCGATGTCGGCGTTTCCTCAACTGAGACATCCCTCGATTGAAAAGGGGAGGATCCTGTTTACTTGTAAGCCTTAAATTAAGGTGGATTGGGCTCGGGGAGGCAGCAGGCTGTCCGCACAGAAGGGGAATTAGCCACTATGAGACCAGCTGAGAATATTTGGCTGGTCAGAAGTGATTTATGTGGACATTTTTATGGATCGTAGAGGAAGAAGAGCCTTGAATCTGCACAGAAAGTTCATACCAGGCAAGTTTAAGTCTCCTTTCTTGTCTGTGAAAGAGTTTAGATGTACAGCTACCACAGCAACATCACCACAAAGTAAATATTGTTGAGGAAGACTTTAAACCCGATGTTGAAACCGTAGGGGGGTTCCTGGATCCGTATGGATGAAACCAACAGAATTTCTTTGAAACACACGTCAAGCCTTATCTGTTTGAATCATTGCTGAAAACCTATAGCTAGGCTCTGAGAGATTCCTTATATGTTTTATTCGTTTCTGGTGGGGGGAGGGTACATCTGTCTATAGTACACATGTAATCATGATCGCTCCATCCTCCAGTGATGGGAACATTATTGCCCATCCGTGCAGTGGTGAAGTCAGTTCTTGAGCCATACATTCACCCAaacctttgtgtgttttatcttACATTTTTCACTTCTCGCgttgtcaatatttttttctttctagaCTTATTTTTTTCCGGGAATAACAAAACAACCATGGTGCTAAGCTTTGAAAGGTCTTTAACGTCTTTAGTTGGACAAAGATGTCCTGCAAATCAGGAATATGTTTAGCTGTTTATTCACCCTGCTGAGACCATTAATCTTAAATTTATGCACTCAAGCAGTACTCTTATCTTCATTGGAATGTAAAGTGTCTGCTACGTTTCACACTTTTAGACCATTGGTGTGGTATTTGTCACCTATTTTCTTCCTGTGTTGACTTAAAAATAGCAACGTTACCCGTTTGAGTCAGTAACATAGTGTCATATttataaagacagaaatgtgtctTTGAGACGTGTTTTTTCTCTTGATGTACAGTGTATGTAGCAAACACTACCCAAGCCAAAAGTGAAGAGTTGTGGTGaatatcagttttttttttaaatatatattttattactcTCATGGCAGATGCTCATTACTTATTGCAATAAGACGTTGCTGCCCTACAGTTGCACATAAATAACCATCAAACGTACAAATTATCTTCATCTGTGTGAAACCTGCTACATTTAATCTCTTAATCAGGGAGGACGCTGGTTTCGAGCATTGCCaccatgcgtgcgtgcgtgtgtgtgtgtgtgtgtgtgtgtattcagttCCTGCACCAGGCTTGTCAAGACACCGGCGCACAGACTTTGTAGATGTTGCAGAAAACATTGAGTCTGAAACGGAGCTGAGAGAATGCACTCAGCAccttaaaataatgtttaatgttgttCTTAGTTGATGTTCAGTGCCGTCATTGATGAGGGTAATCTAATTCACACACTGTTCAAATTGGTAGttatatttattcatgttttgaTTTCTATTTTTAATAGTAAAAGGTTGTGCTTTGTATAAACGGTGGTGGTCTAGTGTATTAGGAGATCTCCCCAATTTGTAtccttttgttgtgtttacaacTGATGTCCTTTGTTTCACTAATTTACTTGAATTTTCTTTTGGGGCAGTTGTTGTCATGCATTTAAGCCTTTGTGACAGAAATTGTTctaaagcaggtatttttaaagaatcatttttattttattttttgttacgGTAGATTACTGACGGTCTTAGAATCAGCCACAGGAGTAAAATGAGCACTGTTTGCCTCCCCAAGTGCATGatcatctttttctttcacCCGCCCTTTTCTCTTCAAACTTCTTAGAGTAAATTtccttcatgtttttgtgtcgaTCTTAACTCCCTTTCCTTTTTGCATGTCCAATCACTGGGATGGAGCCCAGATTTACTTGTGTCAATCACCTAGCTGACAACAAGAGCAGAGTCACTCCCAACTCCTTGCAAGGATTCTACCTCAGCTGTTTACACAGATGTTTGGGAATACTGATGCAAAAAGAGAGGTTGATAATTTAAAGAGTAGCTTGGTTTTAATGTCCTGCAGAGctggtgagtgagtgagtgagtgagagtgagtgtgtgtgtgtgtgtgtgagtgtgtgagagtgtgtgagagtgtctgtgtgagtgtttgtggaTGCgtctgtttgtgtcattgtgtgtgtgcgtgcgtgtttgCAATGAAGGATGGAAAGCACTAGTCAAAACCTGAAGTTATCATTACCATCTCTCCCAGAATCTGTTAAGAAAGCTGTatgttatatatacacacatatataaaaatatatatatatagtatatatagtaGGGTTATTTTAAAGTAAGtgtaaaagacataaaaatgagaaaatatgtgATCTTTAAATTTACGTCTTTGTTACCATGTACAAATAAACCCTGGGTTTGTAAATATTTGTATACATATTTCTAAACCTGTTTAATTTTTCTAtgcacttttttatttataatgttaTTTGCTTAATAAAGATGTTAAGATGTTTGagcaaaattcttttttttattataagtAGTGAAACACTAGAAAAAATAATCATGTGAAGCAATAAGCATTGACTGGAATGTATCACAATATTAGGGCCACTGTAAGTCTCAACATAAGAGAATTAAGTCATAATAGGTTGCTTCGGGTCATGTTATGCTCGTAAATTGATTGGATTACGCCTTCCTGACGGTCCACAGGCGTCCGGAGTCTTCAGTTATTTTGACTAAAAATCGTGTTTAGACTACAGTGTGATGCCTCCCCTACTTCCTCCACTTTTATAGGCATCTCTGATCTGCTTGGGACAGTCTTCCTACTTTGATCTGCCCACTGAAAATTCTTGAGGAAGCAGCTGTGCTCTGGCTTAATCAGAGTTAGTGTAGTAAATATTTGTGCAGGCAATAGGTCGTACAATGGTGAGGTTTGTCCCTGATCAAAAGTGTTTTCAAGCGGTTTCGGTTTtccatctcaaatgaaagcctGCACAAAGGGGCTTTCCCAAACGTCTTATCCAGAGCTAGTCCCAAAAAGCTCacgtgtctctgacagtcttaAGGGGAGTCGGCCATCTGAGCATGGAGCACTTATGTAATGCACAGCTGACTACAGCACAGATGGAGTCTGTGTTTTAAAGCCCAGTGAGCTTACATCACCACTCATGCTTTTTTCACTCTGTCTGGACAAAACCTTCCCTGATGAACTCCATCTTCAAAAGCACAGCTGGTTATCATCTCATACATTGTGCGGCAGGTTTCTATTGGCTCTGATAATCGGGTGCTTACTGGTGAAACATAACTTGCGGTCATTAAAGGTCTACTGTGTAGGGTTGAGTGGCATCTAGTGTTGAATTTGCAAcattgcagccagctgaaacttttagCTGACACTAAAATGCAAaaaccctatctagagccagcgtttggtttgtccatcctgggctactgtagaacatcATGGTGGACACCATAAAGGAGGaactgctccctatgtagatataaacagctcattctaaggtaatgaaaacacaacaaattattattttcaggtgattataaactaatgaaaacatatgaattttattttcaatttatgCCATCAGATgccccaaaatcctacacactgtatcTTCAACATCACTCATTAGACACATAAAAGACAGACTGCTCTTATCTGTTTACTCGTGCTTGTAATATTACGGCTTTTCCTTGCATCAaatgactttattgtcattaaattatgactttattctcgtagtaTTACCTCTTTCGCGTGGCCCTAATACTGTGTCGTGTAAATGTTACAAGGGGCTTTCTTAGAATCAAAATCAACATTTGCTGAATAATACTTCATTTGGCTATTAATTCTTCTACATTATGTGTGCAAATCATGTAAACAGAGTGGGTATCGCACCACTCCTGTATTTTTCCTTCATGTTAACACTGATCAGATCAAGAAGATTCTTTTCACGCCATCTCTCCGGATTTCTGAAGAAATGTTACACCTGCTGTATCATTTTCAGTTTGAGCTTGGTGAGAACAGCAATGGCATCGTTGCGCTCCATCTGTCGTAGCACCTTAGCCAGGTGCCCCACGGTCGAGTCAGGCTGCCTGCTTGTGACGCCCTCCAACACAGCTGTCAGGGGGCTCTTGCTTTCCTTCATAGAGTAGGTGTAAGTAACCCAGGTGGCGGGGAAGGAGAAATGAGACGCCAGATGTCTGGTGTTCTTGACTCCTTGGCTTTCTGGATCCAACAAAATCACCAGCTCTTCCAAAACATCCAGGTTGTCCAGCACTGTCTGTAAAGGTGCTGACAGGACGCTGGGACCTACAGAGGAAGGTTGTGGGAGATTAAAATACATTGTTTGCCAactttctgcatcagtttattaACTTTGTGTTATTGCAGCTCAGTTTATCGATTGGCCCATTAATATCCCAGTTACTGTTGTTCCTGTCCCAGCAGATCAGGATCATAGGCTGCATAATAGAGATGGGCGGCATGGAGcttcccaaaagtgaagccaaaacatctcaatcaccccctggtggctggctgcagtataggtcataaacctcACCTCCTCCttgtacacatcaaataaatgtttaccaaagatggtttctgtcatttctgGTAGTTcatatcatgctgatgtatgttcaagtgtaaGTCTGGTTTTAATTAgctatttgatgctataaaaaaaaaggggatgtgacgtcatgattgacagctgtgtgtgcaagTTGGTGTACTCGCAATCAGTGGTGCTGCTCGCAGTTTGTTAGAGTGTTTGTCAGGTATTAGAGTGGGAACGCAATACTGCTGAGATCACTACTGCACACAGTCTGGCTCCACATGATgtcaccagagcaagatggaGGCGGCCATATTCACAATATTTTGGCTTCAAttctgtacagtgggaggaagtggagatgtaGAGTCCATCTTTTTATACAGGCATTGACCAGGAACAAGGAGGTGTAAATGCAACCACAGATTATTGACAACAGCTGAGTTTGATGCTGTAAAACTATCTATGCAGTGGAAAGACGCAAATACTTAAGAAACTGGTGCCACATcaccaatgaaaaaaagtgCTGTGGCAATTGCTGTTGCTAAAGAGATAGAAAACCTTCAACTACCGGAATTGGGTGTTGTGACACAGGAAATACCATGGACCCAGCTGGTAACAAAGGATATAGAATATCAGATAACACTCACATCAGAtaagctaaaatgtgtttctacaGAAACAGGATCTTGTTTTTCATTGGATCATCGCTGCCTAGTTTCactgtttgatctgagttttgtttttgtagttcGAGCAACAATCAAGGAGTGAAAATCATTAAATGTATCGTCTGGCAGATTTCAGCTGAGAGATCTGGCCCCTAGCAAGATGTAGGGAGGTTTACTATACTCCATCTACAtgtactacccacattgttatgatacaaagctgccTGAAAATCAGCAACGTATCTTTAATGTCACATTTAGCTGTACATTGTACATTTAGAGACGACAGTGTGATTTACACTCACTCAGGATGTCCTCCAGGTCGTTACCAGTAGAGAGAGAAGAGAACCCTGAATTGATGTATGAAGATCTTCTGCTGTAGCCCAACACTGCTTGGTGACCTGTgttaaacacaaacatcagACAGAAACAGTTATAATCAGTGCCAGGACCACCCAAGTATATTTGCATTCCAGAAGGATAAAATGTTTTGCTTGTACAGTGTCCCTGGATGTGACTTGACCAAACAAGACTCTCCTTTCTACTCTTCTGCACATTTGCTTGTGTTTAaagccttaaagggaaatttcggtttatttcaacccgtctcctatcgtcctaaatttctttcaagtgactagtgacatagaaataatagttagcatgttagccgttagcctagatacagccatagcgtcagacctgttaaaacgtaagtgaacgggcatcctttcaagtgcaaagttagtccactaaacaagctttttttccacaaagaccgcctcatatcgttaggatatgtcagagaacatatagaaaacgacatgtaaacgtgttgtcttaccttaccagtgtggtgccatgtttgtttaccatctagctctgcttgccaaagcgcggccgaaatattgcgagaacaagcagcgatctcatagcgtgcctgaacaagcagcaGCGGCTGGAAGGCAGAAGTGGACAGTAGCCTATTATTattaactattatttctatgtcactagtcacttgaaacaaatttaggacaataggagacgggttgaaataaaccaaaatttcccatTAACTTTCCAATGTGCCAACCTCGTTTCCTCTTCATGTAGAGCACACATGCAGCTATCATAACGAGTATGATGATGATTAGGATCGCTAATGGTACTGcccctgtaaaaacagaaaaagaaaaggtcaCAGTTAAATTTAGATCAAGAACAAATATGTTCCATAATCAAGTGTATGCTGAACTTACACAGTACAGCAGGACCAGACACTTCTGTCTTTATCTGTTcctgaaatgaaaacagagtgAACTCTCCCAACTGTACACTTCAGATGAAACAACAAACCATCTGTGACATTtagcaaaaaacattttactgtttCTGCTCTATTTTAAAGAGGTAAATAATGTGCTGCCATATTCTTGTACCAGtgtcatgtttttgtaaaaCAACTTTGAGCAGAATAACTTATTTTACCTGCCAATAATTATGCATCAGTGTCTGAGATGGTTTAACAAACTTTAACTAAAGGtctaatgtgtaggatttagtggcctGTAGTGGTTAAGGTTGCAAACGACTAAAACTTTTCTCATGTGCCAAGAGTGTAGGAGGACCACTGTGGctgatgtaaaaatgtgtgggcctttctagagccagtgttgaATTTGTCTATTCTGGGCTGCTGTCGAataacatggcggactccatggaagaggacccaccAAGGACGTATTAaaagacctggatacagcgctGGAGGCGGGACCCTGTTCATTTCTatgtaatctctcaagacagattctgcaatttacattgtagaatctgtcggcagccctgtgtgaaagacaactacagaggggagggagggggggcttTGAggttgaacgatgctgcgctttagccaatcacaaaggagggggcggggccgacacgtgcaggtgtccccaggaaatgtgtacctacagaaacagcaagctccgcgtccatggcgaccgccccacccaaaacgccgtctcgtcaacgtgaaaaacatggacaacagCACAACTTAGAAGCAGTGTGCATCCACTCCTCacgacaggaaaaaaaaaggcattagcGGCAACATTTTTACCGCTGTTTGGTTCGAGTTGCAGGTGGGAGTGTAAcactgggggcaccgccggaagtgaagggggtGAGCGATCCAAGAGgacccctgcacttccgttagtcgaaa
This DNA window, taken from Epinephelus moara isolate mb chromosome 6, YSFRI_EMoa_1.0, whole genome shotgun sequence, encodes the following:
- the igflr1 gene encoding IGF-like family receptor 1 isoform X1, which encodes MVYSGKCHDPKTYWKGTISKCEPCPGPAPGFEITPNCGKDDNGGIHEASKRACEAGRTFNDGSDVYCRPCTSCHPGYITTNPCSTTTDTQCQEPRRTTEVSTTVPTTTTTTTITTTTTATSQHVSTSSCPHEQIKTEVSGPAVLWAVPLAILIIIILVMIAACVLYMKRKRGHQAVLGYSRRSSYINSGFSSLSTGNDLEDILSPSVLSAPLQTVLDNLDVLEELVILLDPESQGVKNTRHLASHFSFPATWVTYTYSMKESKSPLTAVLEGVTSRQPDSTVGHLAKVLRQMERNDAIAVLTKLKLKMIQQV
- the igflr1 gene encoding IGF-like family receptor 1 isoform X2 — protein: MVYSGKCHDPKTYWKGTISKCEPCPGPAPGFEITPNCGKDDNGGIHEASKRACEAGRTFNDGSDVYCRPCTSCHPGYITTNPCSTTTDTQCQEPRRTTEVSTTEQIKTEVSGPAVLWAVPLAILIIIILVMIAACVLYMKRKRGHQAVLGYSRRSSYINSGFSSLSTGNDLEDILSPSVLSAPLQTVLDNLDVLEELVILLDPESQGVKNTRHLASHFSFPATWVTYTYSMKESKSPLTAVLEGVTSRQPDSTVGHLAKVLRQMERNDAIAVLTKLKLKMIQQV